One Brassica oleracea var. oleracea cultivar TO1000 chromosome C7, BOL, whole genome shotgun sequence genomic window carries:
- the LOC106306743 gene encoding putative glucose-6-phosphate 1-epimerase isoform X3, whose amino-acid sequence MAMMVSVSNSFLTFNSPNHLRTSRRRFCAMATTGVRVTEGEGNLPKLVLTSPDKSEAEIYLFGGCVTSWKVASGKDLLFVRPDAVFNKIKPISGGIPHCFPQFGPGVIQQHGFGRNMDWSVVDSENAVDNAAVTLELKDGPYSRSMWDFAFHALYKVVVGADCLSTELKITNTDNKPFSFNTALHTYFRASVTGASVRGLKGCKTLNKDPDPKNPIEGQEDRDAVTFPGFVDCVYLDAPNELHFDNGLGDQIIIKNTNWSDAVLWNPHVQMEACYRDFVCVENAKLGDVKLEPGQSWTATQLLSIS is encoded by the exons ATGGCGATGATGGTATCAGTCTCCAACTCATTTCTGACCTTTAATTCTCCAAATCATCTCCGAACCAGCCG AAGAAGATTCTGTGCGATGGCTACTACGGGAGTGAGAGTCACAGAAGGTGAAGGCAATTTGCCAAAACTCGTCCTCACTTCTCCCGACAAGAG CGAGGCAGAGATATATCTGTTTGGAGGATGCGTTACATCCTGGAAAGTTGCAAGTGGGAAAGATCTTCTTTTTGTTAGACCTGATGCTGTCTTCAATAAGATCAAACCCATTAGCGGAGGGATTCCACATTGTTTCCCGCAGTTTGGACCTGGAGTTATTCAGCAG CATGGGTTTGGAAGGAACATGGACTGGTCTGTTGTTGATTCTGAGAATGCCGTTGACAATGCTGCTGTTACTCTCGAGCTCAAGGATGGTCCTTATAGTCGATCCATGTGGGACTTTGCTTTCCACGCTCTTTACAAG GTCGTTGTTGGCGCGGACTGCCTTTCCACCGAACTTAAAATTACAAACACAGACAACAAGCCATTCTCTTTTAACACTGCCTTGCATACTTACTTCCGT GCTTCTGTCACGGGAGCATCCGTTAGAGGTCTGAAGGGTTGTAAAACTCTCAATAAGGATCCTGACCCTAAAAACCCAATCGAGGGTCAAGAAGACAG GGATGCAGTCACTTTTCCTGGGTTTGTTGACTGCGTCTATCTTGATGCCCCTAATGAACTGCACTTTGATAATGGCTTGGGTGATCAAATAATCATCAAAAACACAAA CTGGTCGGATGCTGTCTTGTGGAACCCGCATGTTCAGATGGAGGCTTGTTACAGAGACTTTGTCTGCGTCGAAAATGCAAAG CTTGGGGATGTCAAGCTCGAGCCAGGACAGTCTTGGACAGCAACACAGCTCCTCAGCATCAGTTGA
- the LOC106306743 gene encoding putative glucose-6-phosphate 1-epimerase isoform X2, protein MAMMVSVSNSFLTFNSPNHLRTSRRRRFCAMATTGVRVTEGEGNLPKLVLTSPDKSEAEIYLFGGCVTSWKVASGKDLLFVRPDAVFNKIKPISGGIPHCFPQFGPGVIQQHGFGRNMDWSVVDSENAVDNAAVTLELKDGPYSRSMWDFAFHALYKVVVGADCLSTELKITNTDNKPFSFNTALHTYFRASVTGASVRGLKGCKTLNKDPDPKNPIEGQEDRDAVTFPGFVDCVYLDAPNELHFDNGLGDQIIIKNTNWSDAVLWNPHVQMEACYRDFVCVENAKLGDVKLEPGQSWTATQLLSIS, encoded by the exons ATGGCGATGATGGTATCAGTCTCCAACTCATTTCTGACCTTTAATTCTCCAAATCATCTCCGAACCAGCCG CAGAAGAAGATTCTGTGCGATGGCTACTACGGGAGTGAGAGTCACAGAAGGTGAAGGCAATTTGCCAAAACTCGTCCTCACTTCTCCCGACAAGAG CGAGGCAGAGATATATCTGTTTGGAGGATGCGTTACATCCTGGAAAGTTGCAAGTGGGAAAGATCTTCTTTTTGTTAGACCTGATGCTGTCTTCAATAAGATCAAACCCATTAGCGGAGGGATTCCACATTGTTTCCCGCAGTTTGGACCTGGAGTTATTCAGCAG CATGGGTTTGGAAGGAACATGGACTGGTCTGTTGTTGATTCTGAGAATGCCGTTGACAATGCTGCTGTTACTCTCGAGCTCAAGGATGGTCCTTATAGTCGATCCATGTGGGACTTTGCTTTCCACGCTCTTTACAAG GTCGTTGTTGGCGCGGACTGCCTTTCCACCGAACTTAAAATTACAAACACAGACAACAAGCCATTCTCTTTTAACACTGCCTTGCATACTTACTTCCGT GCTTCTGTCACGGGAGCATCCGTTAGAGGTCTGAAGGGTTGTAAAACTCTCAATAAGGATCCTGACCCTAAAAACCCAATCGAGGGTCAAGAAGACAG GGATGCAGTCACTTTTCCTGGGTTTGTTGACTGCGTCTATCTTGATGCCCCTAATGAACTGCACTTTGATAATGGCTTGGGTGATCAAATAATCATCAAAAACACAAA CTGGTCGGATGCTGTCTTGTGGAACCCGCATGTTCAGATGGAGGCTTGTTACAGAGACTTTGTCTGCGTCGAAAATGCAAAG CTTGGGGATGTCAAGCTCGAGCCAGGACAGTCTTGGACAGCAACACAGCTCCTCAGCATCAGTTGA
- the LOC106306743 gene encoding putative glucose-6-phosphate 1-epimerase isoform X4: protein MAMMVSVSNSFLTFNSPNHLRTSRSRRRFCAMATTGVRVTEGEGNLPKLVLTSPDKSEAEIYLFGGCVTSWKVASGKDLLFVRPDAVFNKIKPISGGIPHCFPQFGPGVIQQHGFGRNMDWSVVDSENAVDNAAVTLELKDGPYSRSMWDFAFHALYKVVVGADCLSTELKITNTDNKPFSFNTALHTYFRASVTGASVRGLKGCKTLNKDPDPKNPIEGQEDSWSDAVLWNPHVQMEACYRDFVCVENAKLGDVKLEPGQSWTATQLLSIS from the exons ATGGCGATGATGGTATCAGTCTCCAACTCATTTCTGACCTTTAATTCTCCAAATCATCTCCGAACCAGCCG CAGCAGAAGAAGATTCTGTGCGATGGCTACTACGGGAGTGAGAGTCACAGAAGGTGAAGGCAATTTGCCAAAACTCGTCCTCACTTCTCCCGACAAGAG CGAGGCAGAGATATATCTGTTTGGAGGATGCGTTACATCCTGGAAAGTTGCAAGTGGGAAAGATCTTCTTTTTGTTAGACCTGATGCTGTCTTCAATAAGATCAAACCCATTAGCGGAGGGATTCCACATTGTTTCCCGCAGTTTGGACCTGGAGTTATTCAGCAG CATGGGTTTGGAAGGAACATGGACTGGTCTGTTGTTGATTCTGAGAATGCCGTTGACAATGCTGCTGTTACTCTCGAGCTCAAGGATGGTCCTTATAGTCGATCCATGTGGGACTTTGCTTTCCACGCTCTTTACAAG GTCGTTGTTGGCGCGGACTGCCTTTCCACCGAACTTAAAATTACAAACACAGACAACAAGCCATTCTCTTTTAACACTGCCTTGCATACTTACTTCCGT GCTTCTGTCACGGGAGCATCCGTTAGAGGTCTGAAGGGTTGTAAAACTCTCAATAAGGATCCTGACCCTAAAAACCCAATCGAGGGTCAAGAAGACAG CTGGTCGGATGCTGTCTTGTGGAACCCGCATGTTCAGATGGAGGCTTGTTACAGAGACTTTGTCTGCGTCGAAAATGCAAAG CTTGGGGATGTCAAGCTCGAGCCAGGACAGTCTTGGACAGCAACACAGCTCCTCAGCATCAGTTGA
- the LOC106306743 gene encoding putative glucose-6-phosphate 1-epimerase isoform X1: protein MAMMVSVSNSFLTFNSPNHLRTSRSRRRFCAMATTGVRVTEGEGNLPKLVLTSPDKSEAEIYLFGGCVTSWKVASGKDLLFVRPDAVFNKIKPISGGIPHCFPQFGPGVIQQHGFGRNMDWSVVDSENAVDNAAVTLELKDGPYSRSMWDFAFHALYKVVVGADCLSTELKITNTDNKPFSFNTALHTYFRASVTGASVRGLKGCKTLNKDPDPKNPIEGQEDRDAVTFPGFVDCVYLDAPNELHFDNGLGDQIIIKNTNWSDAVLWNPHVQMEACYRDFVCVENAKLGDVKLEPGQSWTATQLLSIS from the exons ATGGCGATGATGGTATCAGTCTCCAACTCATTTCTGACCTTTAATTCTCCAAATCATCTCCGAACCAGCCG CAGCAGAAGAAGATTCTGTGCGATGGCTACTACGGGAGTGAGAGTCACAGAAGGTGAAGGCAATTTGCCAAAACTCGTCCTCACTTCTCCCGACAAGAG CGAGGCAGAGATATATCTGTTTGGAGGATGCGTTACATCCTGGAAAGTTGCAAGTGGGAAAGATCTTCTTTTTGTTAGACCTGATGCTGTCTTCAATAAGATCAAACCCATTAGCGGAGGGATTCCACATTGTTTCCCGCAGTTTGGACCTGGAGTTATTCAGCAG CATGGGTTTGGAAGGAACATGGACTGGTCTGTTGTTGATTCTGAGAATGCCGTTGACAATGCTGCTGTTACTCTCGAGCTCAAGGATGGTCCTTATAGTCGATCCATGTGGGACTTTGCTTTCCACGCTCTTTACAAG GTCGTTGTTGGCGCGGACTGCCTTTCCACCGAACTTAAAATTACAAACACAGACAACAAGCCATTCTCTTTTAACACTGCCTTGCATACTTACTTCCGT GCTTCTGTCACGGGAGCATCCGTTAGAGGTCTGAAGGGTTGTAAAACTCTCAATAAGGATCCTGACCCTAAAAACCCAATCGAGGGTCAAGAAGACAG GGATGCAGTCACTTTTCCTGGGTTTGTTGACTGCGTCTATCTTGATGCCCCTAATGAACTGCACTTTGATAATGGCTTGGGTGATCAAATAATCATCAAAAACACAAA CTGGTCGGATGCTGTCTTGTGGAACCCGCATGTTCAGATGGAGGCTTGTTACAGAGACTTTGTCTGCGTCGAAAATGCAAAG CTTGGGGATGTCAAGCTCGAGCCAGGACAGTCTTGGACAGCAACACAGCTCCTCAGCATCAGTTGA
- the LOC106306742 gene encoding pentatricopeptide repeat-containing protein At5g66520, with protein sequence MSLTLTSSSLALEHTLSCLHKCSKEVELKQVHAHMLKSGFFHDPYAITKFLSFCLSSSTFSSYAQDVFLNGLDRPDTFLWNLMIRGLSSSDQPESSLLLYHRMLSSSAPHNPYTFPFLLKACSNLSAFQETTQIHAHLTKLGYANDVYSVNSLINSYAVTGRFNHARLLFDRIQEPDLVSWNSVIKGYAKAGEMVTALTLFRKMPEAKKNAISWTTIISGYVQAGMNKEALQLFHEMHNSNVPPDKVSLASALSACAQLGALEQGRWIHSYADKERISIDSVLACALIDMYAKCGDMEEALRVFKDSKKTKSVQVWTALISGYAYHGLGGEAMNTFTEMQKMGVKPNAITLTAVLTACSYTGLVEQGKSVFYTMERDHNVKPTIEHYGCVVDMLGRAGLLDRAKRLVQKMPMKANAVIWGSLLKACQIHKNIELGERIGEILIRMDPNHGGRYVHTANIHAMGKKWDKAAETRRLMKDKGVVKLPGCSMISLEGTTHEFTAGDRTHAEIEKIRTKWRAVKRELEGNGYVPELEDVLLDLADDEEREAIVHQHSEKLAVAYGLMKTKPGTTIRIMKNLRVCKDCHKVMKLVSKIYKRDIVMRDRTRFHRFRDGKCTCGDYW encoded by the coding sequence ATGTCGCTAACTTTAACTTCCTCTTCTCTCGCACTGGAACACACTCTCTCTTGTCTCCATAAATGCTCAAAGGAGGTTGAACTCAAGCAAGTCCATGCTCACATGCTCAAATCCGGCTTCTTCCACGACCCTTACGCCATCACAAAGTTTCTTTCTTTCTGCCTTTCCTCCTCCACCTTCTCCTCTTATGCCCAGGACGTTTTTCTCAACGGTTTAGATCGTCCAGATACTTTCTTGTGGAACCTTATGATCAGAGGACTCTCTTCCTCTGACCAACCGGAATCTTCCCTTCTCCTCTATCACCGCATGCTCTCCTCTTCCGCTCCTCATAACCCCTACACCTTCCCCTTTCTTCTCAAAGCTTGTTCCAATCTCTCCGCTTTCCAAGAAACCACCCAAATCCACGCACACCTCACCAAACTCGGATACGCCAACGACGTATACTCAGTCAACTCCCTCATTAACTCATACGCCGTCACCGGGCGCTTCAACCACGCTCGCCTTCTCTTCGACCGAATCCAAGAACCCGATCTCGTCTCCTGGAACTCCGTCATCAAAGGCTACGCAAAAGCCGGAGAGATGGTTACCGCTTTAACCTTATTCAGAAAGATGCCGGAGGCAAAGAAGAACGCTATCTCGTGGACTACCATCATCTCCGGGTACGTTCAAGCGGGAATGAACAAGGAAGCTCTGCAGCTGTTCCACGAAATGCACAACTCTAACGTTCCCCCTGATAAAGTCTCTCTAGCTAGCGCTCTCTCGGCTTGCGCTCAGCTCGGGGCGCTCGAGCAAGGGAGATGGATCCATTCATACGCTGACAAAGAAAGAATCAGTATCGACTCCGTCTTGGCTTGCGCTCTTATAGATATGTACGCGAAGTGCGGCGACATGGAAGAAGCTTTGAGAGTTTTCAAGGACAGTAAGAAGACGAAATCAGTGCAGGTTTGGACTGCTTTGATCTCCGGTTATGCATACCACGGACTCGGTGGAGAAGCAATGAACACATTCACGGAGATGCAGAAGATGGGAGTGAAGCCAAACGCGATCACACTCACTGCGGTGCTCACTGCTTGCAGCTACACGGGACTAGTCGAACAAGGCAAGTCGGTGTTCTACACCATGGAGAGAGATCACAACGTGAAGCCGACTATAGAGCATTACGGCTGCGTGGTTGATATGCTCGGTCGAGCTGGACTGCTCGACCGAGCAAAGCGTCTCGTTCAGAAGATGCCTATGAAGGCGAACGCTGTGATATGGGGCTCGCTGCTCAAAGCCTGTCAGATTCACAAAAACATCGAGCTGGGAGAGAGAATTGGAGAGATCTTAATCAGAATGGATCCTAATCACGGCGGGAGATATGTTCATACGGCGAACATTCACGCCATGGGGAAGAAGTGGGACAAGGCAGCTGAAACGAGAAGACTGATGAAGGACAAAGGGGTTGTGAAATTGCCTGGTTGCAGTATGATCAGCTTGGAAGGGACCACACACGAGTTTACAGCGGGAGACAGAACACACGCGGAGATTGAGAAAATTCGAACTAAGTGGAGAGCCGTAAAAAGGGAACTTGAAGGAAACGGGTACGTACCGGAGTTGGAAGATGTGCTGCTTGATCTAGCTGATGATGAGGAAAGAGAGGCTATTGTGCATCAGCACAGCGAGAAACTGGCTGTTGCATATGGGCTGATGAAGACTAAACCGGGAACAACGATACGTATAATGAAGAATCTGAGAGTATGCAAAGACTGTCACAAAGTAATGAAACTCGTCTCTAAGATATACAAGAGAGATATCGTAATGAGAGATAGGACAAGGTTCCATCGTTTCAGAGATGGCAAATGCACTTGTGGGGACTACTGGTGA
- the LOC106306843 gene encoding gamma carbonic anhydrase 3, mitochondrial gives MVMGRALYSVGFWIRETGQALDRLGCRLQGKNHFREQLSRHRTLMNVFDKSPSVDKQAFVAPSASLIGNVHVGPASSIWYGCVLRGDANSISVGAGTNIQDNTLVHVAKSNLSGKVLPTLIGDNVTIGHSAVLHGCTVEDEAYIGASATVLDGAHVEKQAMVESGALVRQNTRIPSGEVWGGNPARFLRKVTEEEKAFFSSSAVDYSNLAQVHAVENTKNLDETDFKKLLYKKNSRDAEYDSVLSDLSLSENVPKSA, from the exons ATGGTGATGGGAAGGGCATTGTACAGCGTGGGGTTCTGGATCCGGGAAACGGGTCAAGCACTTGATCGGCTGGGTTGTCGCCTCCAAGGCAAAAATCACTTCCGAGAACAAC TATCCAGGCACCGCACGCTTATGAATGTTTTTGACAAATCCCCTAGTGTCGACAAGCAGGCGTTCGTTGCTCCTAGCGCTTCTCTCATTGGTAATGTCCATGTGGGACCAGCTTCCTCCATTTGGTATGGATGCGTCTTGAGAG GAGATGCTAACAGCATCAGTGTCGGCGCTGGGACCAATATCCAAGATAACACTCTTGTCCACGTTGCCAAGTCCAACTTGAGCGGCAAGGTCTTGCCTACTCTCATTGGAGACAATGTCACTATTG GTCATAGTGCTGTTTTACATGGCTGCACTGTGGAAGACGAGGCCTATATTGGTGCAAGTGCAACCGTGTTGGATGGAGCTCATGTTGAAAAGCAAGCCATGGTTGAGTCAGGAGCTCTTGTCAGGCAGAACACTAGAATTCCCTCCGGCGAG GTTTGGGGAGGGAATCCAGCTAGATTTCTGAGGAAGGTGACTGAAGAAGAAAAGGCCTTCTTCTCTAGTTCGGCTGTGGATTACTCCAACTTAGCTCAAGTTCACGCCGTAGAAAACACAAAGAACTTGGACGAGACTGATTTCAAGAAGCTTCTTTACAAGAAGAACTCCCGCGATGCAGAATACGACTCAGTACTCAGTGATCTCAGTCTCTCTGAAAATGTACCAAAATCAGCTTGA
- the LOC106306842 gene encoding pentatricopeptide repeat-containing protein At5g66500, mitochondrial, producing MFACLSRFGDASGKSTNLLWRAVLALARNFAVHADHLFDELPQRDLSSLNSQLSSYLRGGNPDGTLGLFVKMHRASPVLTSHTFTPVLGACALLSYPQTGRQVHALMIKQGAETGTISKTALIDMYSKHGSLADSVAVFDSVEDKDVVSWNALLSGFLRNGKGKEALGVFAAMCREKVSISEFTLCSVVKTCASLKILQQGKQVHAVVVVTGRDLVVLGTSMISFYSSVGLMSEAMKVYFSLNVHTDEVMLNSLVSGCIRNRNYEDALLLMSRRRPNARVLVSSLASCSDNSDLWIGKQIHCVALRNGFLSDSKMCNGLMDMYGKCGQIVQACAMFRAIKSKTVVSWTSMIDAYGVNGDGVKALETFREMCEERSGVLPNSVTFLVVLSACAHAGLVEEGKECFGMMKEKYGLLPGTEHYVCFIDILSKAGDTEEIWRLVERMNDNGNNLPCAIWVAVLSACSLNMDVTRGEYAARRVMEEKGHDEKASVYVLVSNFYAAIGKWDLVEEMREKLNKKGLVKAAGHSSFM from the coding sequence ATGTTCGCATGTTTGTCTCGCTTCGGTGATGCTTCCGGTAAATCAACGAATTTACTATGGAGAGCTGTGCTTGCGCTTGCGCGTAATTTTGCAGTCCATGCCGATCACCTGTTCGACGAATTGCCGCAACGAGACCTGTCATCGCTTAACTCTCAGCTCTCGTCTTACCTCCGCGGAGGAAACCCAGATGGAACCTTGGGTCTCTTCGTTAAGATGCATCGAGCCAGCCCTGTTCTCACCTCGCACACCTTCACTCCTGTTCTCGGTGCATGTGCCCTCTTGTCCTATCCACAAACAGGACGCCAAGTTCACGCCTTGATGATCAAACAAGGCGCCGAGACAGGAACCATATCCAAAACTGCGCTTATCGACATGTACTCAAAGCACGGGAGCTTGGCTGACTCCGTCGCGGTGTTCGACAGCGTTGAGGACAAAGACGTAGTATCGTGGAACGCTCTGCTTTCGGGTTTCCTTCGAAACGGCAAGGGCAAAGAAGCTCTCGGCGTTTTCGCAGCTATGTGTAGGGAAAAAGTCTCAATCAGCGAGTTCACTTTGTGTTCTGTTGTCAAAACATGCGCCTCTCTCAAGATTCTGCAGCAAGGGAAGCAAGTCCACGCCGTGGTGGTGGTCACCGGACGCGATCTCGTTGTCTTAGGAACTTCGATGATTAGTTTCTACTCTAGCGTAGGGCTGATGAGTGAGGCCATGAAGGTTTATTTCAGTCTGAATGTTCATACGGACGAGGTGATGTTGAACTCTTTGGTATCAGGCTGCATACGAAACCGAAACTACGAGGACGCGTTATTGCTTATGAGTAGGCGGAGACCCAACGCGAGAGTGCTCGTTAGCTCTCTCGCTAGCTGCTCTGACAACTCTGATCTGTGGATTGGTAAACAGATACACTGCGTCGCCTTGCGCAATGGCTTCCTTTCGGATTCGAAGATGTGCAACGGCTTGATGGATATGTACGGCAAATGTGGTCAGATCGTGCAAGCGTGTGCTATGTTCAGAGCTATTAAGTCGAAAACCGTGGTTTCTTGGACGAGTATGATAGATGCGTATGGGGTTAACGGGGACGGCGTCAAAGCGCTTGAAACCTTCAGGGAAATGTGCGAAGAAAGAAGCGGAGTTTTACCCAATTCGGTGACGTTCCTTGTTGTTTTATCGGCGTGTGCGCACGCGGGGTTAGTTGAAGAAGGTAAGGAATGTTTTGGTATGATGAAGGAGAAGTATGGGCTGTTACCAGGAACAGAGCATTACGTATGCTTTATCGATATCTTAAGCAAGGCTGGTGATACAGAGGAGATATGGAGATTAGTCGAGAGAATGAACGATAATGGAAACAACCTTCCTTGTGCTATATGGGTCGCGGTACTTAGTGCTTGTAGTCTTAATATGGATGTAACGCGAGGGGAGTATGCAGCAAGGAGGGTTATGGAGGAGAAGGGTCATGATGAGAAGGCAAGCGTCTATGTGTTGGTTTCGAATTTCTACGCAGCGATTGGGAAGTGGGATTTGGTTGAAGAAATGAGGGAGAAGTTGAATAAGAAAGGTTTGGTTAAAGCAGCTGGACACAGTTCATTCATGTGA
- the LOC106306844 gene encoding uncharacterized protein LOC106306844 yields the protein MIRALSTRKDRGGYKKLGGEKEEEAAGVRLLEGKVQSVPAEVKKPVEKTGRSVHPLLSFFDIGSQKKKKKTKKKSTTTAKPEFSRYLEYVKEGGVWDATSNGPVIYYK from the coding sequence ATGATTAGAGCCTTGAGCACGAGGAAGGACCGAGGCGGCTACAAGAAGCTGGGTGGTGAGAAAGAAGAAGAAGCAGCAGGGGTTAGGCTTTTAGAAGGGAAAGTGCAGAGCGTTCCAGCAGAGGTGAAGAAACCAGTGGAAAAAACTGGACGTTCAGTTCACCCGCTTTTGAGTTTCTTCGATATTGGATCACAGAAGAAGAAGAAGAAGACAAAGAAGAAGAGCACAACGACAGCGAAACCAGAGTTCTCTAGGTACCTGGAGTATGTGAAAGAAGGAGGAGTTTGGGATGCTACTTCAAATGGTCCTGTCATATATTACAAATAG
- the LOC106302929 gene encoding uncharacterized mitochondrial protein AtMg00810-like, whose translation MFLSQSAYAKEILQRAGMQDCKPITTPVDIKSKLSQEGGDKITDSTLYRSLAGALQYLTLTRPDIQYAVHQLCLFMHDPLVTHLTALKRVLRYLQGTLSHGLQLHKSSSNVPTAYTDAD comes from the coding sequence ATGTTTCTAAGTCAGTCGGCTTACGCCAAAGAAATCTTGCAACGTGCTGGAATGCAAGATTGTAAACCAATAACCACACCGGTCGACATAAAGTCCAAGCTTTCTCAAGAAGGAGGCGACAAGATAACTGACTCAACTCTATACCGCAGTCTTGCTGGTGCCCTGCAGTATCTCACATTGACTAGACCTGATATCCAGTATGCTGTCCACCAGCTCTGTTTGTTCATGCATGATCCGCTGGTCACTCATCTCACTGCACTCAAGCGAGTCTTACGGTATCTTCAGGGAACTCTGTCACACGGCTTACAGCTACACAAATCAAGCTCAAACGTCCCCACAGCCTACACTGACGCGGACTAG
- the LOC106302930 gene encoding uncharacterized protein LOC106302930, giving the protein MAAPNPPSPERAFGVTNIKNHIPLIIDFEEHNYDAWCELFLTHCLAFDVLGHIDGTSLPANDDDTPWKKKDGLVKLWLYETLTQPLFRSTFQTRGSARDIWLRIENQFRNNKEVRAIQLDHDLRTTEIGDRTVQEYCQTLKSTSDLLANLDAPVSDRILVMYLINGLNEKFDNIINVIKHKEPFPTFDSAKTMLLNEETRLKKEKKTPVTSDNASSPTVLVATTDKPQTQRFNNGNRKQNNRGRGRGRNNHQRNNNLNNNWNSPWPLPYMSGPMMQWPNYTTPWIQQHSRGILGSAPQCPPQALLTDAQYQPTTDFAHAFNTMTLADPGAANWYMDSGATNHLAST; this is encoded by the coding sequence ATGGCCGCCCCAAATCCACCCTCCCCCGAGCGTGCCTTTGGCGTCACAAACATCAAAAATCACATCCCTCTCATTATCGACTTTGAAGAACACAACTATGACGCTTGGTGTGAGTTGTTCCTCACTCACTGTCTCGCGTTTGATGTACTCGGTCATATCGACGGCACCTCTCTCCCTGCCAACGATGATGACACACCATGGAAGAAGAAAGACGGCTTGGTCAAACTCTGGCTCTACGAAACCTTGACCCAACCATTGTTTCGAAGTACGTTCCAAACTAGAGGCTCGGCTCGCGACATTTGGCTACGTATTGAGAACCAATTCAGGAACAACAAAGAAGTCCGCGCAATCCAGCTTGATCATGACTTACGAACCACGGAGATTGGAGATCGCACAGTGCAAGAGTACTGCCAGACCCTGAAATCTACCTCAGATCTATTGGCCAATCTCGACGCTCCAGTCTCAGACCGTATCCTCGTCATGTATCTCATCAATGGTTTGAACGAGAAGTTTGACAACATCATCAATGTCATCAAACACAAGGAACCCTTTCCAACGTTTGACTCCGCAAAAACAATGCTTCTCAATGAAGAGACACGACTTAAGAAGGAAAAAAAAACTCCAGTGACATCAGACAATGCGTCTTCTCCGACAGTTCTCGTAGCCACCACTGACAAACCGCAGACACAACGCTTCAACAATGGAAACAGAAAGCAAAACAACAGAGGTCGTGGTCGTGGACGTAACAATCATCAAAGGAACAACAACTTGAACAACAACTGGAACTCGCCGTGGCCATTACCTTACATGTCAGGACCAATGATGCAGTGGCCCAACTACACAACGCCCTGGATACAGCAACATTCTAGAGGCATTCTCGGCTCAGCTCCACAATGTCCTCCTCAGGCTCTCCTCACTGACGCTCAATACCAGCCTACCACAGACTTTGCCCACGCCTTCAATACCATGACATTGGCTGATCCTGGTGCAGCAAACTGGTACATGGATTCAGGAGCTACAAACCACTTAGCTTCGACGTAA